The following are encoded in a window of Limibacter armeniacum genomic DNA:
- a CDS encoding TraB/GumN family protein, producing MIKSSISKLLTLSLILSLVCTFSLSAQQANSLLWEIKGKTSVQPSYLYGTFHIKDKRVFQFNDSLMNKLESCEAYAGEVSIELDSMQQLMRAILLPEGKSLKDFYSDKEYKIIKTYFEKLEKEGKSIAPFAALEKMKPFALLGIISSEYGNSEMESAMDEYLWNLAKSKGKEMKGVESISEQLNAFEKLPPQIVVEAIEEHEKSGKQIEKMIEYYSDENIEKLHDLIQKDKTAALYAEELLDKRNEVMAERIAKMTDTQPTFITIGAGHLAGKTGVLQLLKKKGYKVRPIMNSGKTNITDDKYAHWIKVSPENEPYSILMPGKPELIEQKINSELGSITIKGHQYKSAGTAQNLIYMMVYTKYPSTLIHSDMTDQHDTFFQNAISGILQKVSDSELLSQEAYLYKTYPGRKIKVAINNGQAIISARVVLIENRVYMMQAISTKEFAGNEMQEYFFDSFQASGLGVASKPETVNLAYNDNKPEDWVSVQIDDELSINMPIVPTEEVRNVEEEGLGNIEIKTMMVTLDSGSLFGVLNMTYPKGTFADSTQHQSTLHSTLYEMFNSFGSRPESEAGITYEGHNGFQGTSVLENNVQMTMRNFILGDRMCLLFALIKDKNKSESDIDHFMNSLNLNKVK from the coding sequence ATGATAAAATCATCTATTTCTAAGCTTCTTACTTTATCTCTCATCCTAAGTCTCGTTTGTACATTTTCATTGAGTGCACAACAAGCCAACAGTTTACTTTGGGAGATAAAAGGCAAGACCTCTGTTCAACCTTCATACCTATATGGAACTTTCCACATTAAGGACAAAAGGGTGTTCCAGTTCAATGACTCACTTATGAATAAGTTGGAGTCCTGTGAAGCCTATGCAGGAGAAGTATCCATTGAGCTGGACTCCATGCAACAGCTGATGCGAGCAATTCTTCTGCCTGAAGGAAAATCGCTAAAGGATTTCTACTCAGACAAAGAATATAAGATTATCAAGACCTACTTTGAGAAGCTGGAAAAGGAAGGTAAGTCAATAGCACCATTTGCTGCTCTTGAAAAAATGAAGCCTTTTGCATTGCTAGGGATAATCTCCTCAGAATATGGCAACAGTGAAATGGAGAGTGCCATGGATGAGTACCTTTGGAACCTTGCAAAAAGTAAAGGTAAAGAAATGAAAGGGGTGGAAAGTATCAGTGAACAGTTAAATGCATTTGAGAAACTACCTCCACAGATTGTAGTTGAAGCAATCGAAGAGCATGAGAAAAGTGGAAAGCAAATCGAGAAAATGATTGAATACTATTCTGATGAGAATATAGAAAAACTGCACGACCTGATTCAAAAAGACAAAACGGCTGCACTATACGCTGAAGAACTGCTCGATAAACGTAACGAGGTTATGGCTGAAAGGATTGCTAAAATGACTGATACCCAACCCACATTCATCACTATTGGCGCTGGGCACCTTGCCGGTAAAACCGGAGTCTTACAACTGCTTAAAAAGAAAGGGTATAAAGTAAGACCTATTATGAATAGTGGTAAAACAAACATTACCGATGACAAATATGCTCACTGGATAAAAGTAAGCCCAGAAAATGAGCCTTATAGTATCTTGATGCCGGGTAAACCTGAGCTAATTGAGCAAAAAATCAACTCTGAATTAGGTTCCATTACCATTAAAGGACACCAATACAAAAGTGCTGGTACTGCACAGAATCTCATTTATATGATGGTCTATACCAAGTACCCTTCCACATTGATACATTCTGATATGACGGACCAACATGATACCTTTTTTCAGAATGCCATCTCAGGAATACTCCAAAAGGTTTCTGACAGTGAACTACTTTCACAAGAAGCTTATCTCTATAAAACATACCCTGGCCGTAAAATCAAGGTGGCGATAAACAATGGACAGGCCATTATTTCAGCAAGGGTGGTTCTTATTGAAAACAGAGTCTATATGATGCAGGCAATCTCAACCAAAGAATTCGCGGGCAATGAAATGCAAGAATATTTCTTTGACAGCTTTCAAGCATCAGGACTAGGAGTTGCATCCAAACCGGAAACAGTTAATCTCGCATATAACGACAATAAACCAGAAGATTGGGTTTCTGTACAAATTGATGATGAACTGTCCATCAATATGCCTATCGTCCCTACAGAAGAAGTCAGAAATGTAGAAGAAGAAGGTCTTGGCAACATAGAAATCAAGACGATGATGGTTACATTAGACAGTGGAAGTCTCTTTGGTGTATTGAATATGACTTACCCTAAAGGAACCTTTGCAGATAGCACTCAACACCAATCTACCTTACATTCGACACTTTATGAGATGTTCAACTCATTTGGCAGTAGACCTGAATCAGAGGCTGGAATTACTTATGAAGGTCATAACGGTTTCCAAGGTACTTCAGTACTTGAAAACAATGTTCAAATGACCATGCGAAACTTTATTTTAGGTGACCGAATGTGTTTACTTTTCGCTTTAATTAAAGATAAAAACAAAAGCGAATCAGACATTGACCACTTTATGAATTCCCTCAACCTTAATAAGGTGAAGTAA
- the odhB gene encoding 2-oxoglutarate dehydrogenase complex dihydrolipoyllysine-residue succinyltransferase, producing the protein MALEMKVPAVGESITEVTIAQWLKQDGDHVEMDEIICELESDKATFELTAEASGTLKIAAVDGETLEIGALICTIEEGDGAAETTSEAKTTGGTAQVAEAPKATGEVLEMKVPAVGESISEVTIASWVKQDGDFVELDEIICEIESDKATFELTAEASGTLEIVAGEGDTLEIGALICKIAVSEGAPVAVKETAAAAQAESTPSATAAGSQTYATGHASPAASKILSEKGIDPNSINGTGKDGRVTKEDALRAEKAAPKAAAAAPKAPVAAKETAPAAPAGDREQRHQKMTPLRKTIAKRLVSVKNQTAMLTTFNEVDMKPVMDVRKQYKDMFKEKHDIGLGFMSFFTKAVTVALKEWPAVNAMIDGDEIVYNDYCDVSIAVSAPKGLVVPVIRNAEKLSLAGIEQEVKRLALRARDNKLTIPEMEGGTFTITNGGVFGSMLSTPIINAPQSAILGMHNIVERPVAVNGQVEIRPVMYIALSYDHRIIDGRESVSFLKRVKELLEDPIRLLLDV; encoded by the coding sequence ATGGCACTGGAAATGAAAGTCCCTGCGGTGGGCGAGTCGATCACCGAGGTTACAATAGCTCAGTGGCTGAAGCAAGATGGCGACCACGTAGAAATGGACGAGATCATCTGTGAGCTTGAGTCGGATAAAGCCACTTTCGAATTGACTGCAGAGGCAAGCGGTACGCTTAAAATTGCAGCGGTAGATGGTGAAACGCTGGAAATCGGCGCCCTGATCTGTACAATTGAGGAAGGGGATGGCGCAGCTGAAACAACATCAGAAGCCAAAACAACTGGTGGAACAGCTCAAGTAGCTGAAGCTCCAAAAGCTACTGGTGAGGTGCTTGAAATGAAAGTTCCTGCAGTAGGTGAGTCTATCTCTGAAGTAACGATTGCTTCATGGGTGAAACAAGATGGTGACTTTGTGGAGTTGGATGAAATCATCTGTGAGATTGAATCAGATAAAGCGACTTTTGAACTGACTGCTGAAGCAAGCGGTACTTTGGAAATCGTAGCAGGTGAAGGTGATACATTGGAAATCGGTGCTTTGATCTGTAAGATTGCTGTAAGCGAAGGCGCACCTGTAGCAGTAAAAGAAACTGCAGCAGCGGCACAAGCTGAAAGCACACCTTCAGCAACAGCAGCAGGTAGTCAGACATATGCAACAGGACATGCATCTCCTGCTGCATCAAAAATTCTTTCAGAAAAAGGCATTGATCCTAACAGTATCAACGGTACTGGTAAAGATGGACGTGTTACTAAGGAAGATGCTTTGAGAGCTGAAAAAGCAGCACCTAAGGCAGCCGCTGCTGCACCAAAAGCTCCAGTAGCTGCTAAGGAGACTGCTCCAGCAGCACCTGCAGGGGATAGAGAACAACGTCATCAGAAGATGACACCGCTGAGAAAGACGATTGCTAAGCGCTTGGTGTCAGTGAAAAACCAGACGGCTATGCTGACCACTTTCAACGAAGTGGACATGAAGCCAGTGATGGACGTTCGTAAGCAGTACAAGGATATGTTTAAGGAGAAGCATGATATCGGACTTGGATTCATGTCATTCTTCACAAAGGCAGTAACAGTAGCACTGAAGGAGTGGCCAGCTGTGAATGCTATGATCGATGGTGATGAGATCGTTTACAACGATTACTGTGACGTTTCAATTGCAGTATCAGCACCTAAAGGTTTGGTAGTGCCGGTTATCCGTAATGCAGAGAAACTGTCGTTGGCAGGAATCGAGCAAGAAGTAAAACGCTTGGCGCTAAGAGCAAGAGACAACAAGTTGACTATTCCTGAGATGGAAGGCGGTACATTTACGATCACTAATGGTGGTGTATTTGGCTCAATGCTTTCAACTCCGATCATCAACGCACCGCAGTCAGCGATCCTGGGTATGCACAATATCGTAGAGCGCCCTGTAGCCGTGAACGGTCAGGTTGAGATTCGCCCAGTGATGTACATAGCACTTTCTTATGACCACCGTATTATCGATGGCCGTGAGTCTGTAAGCTTCCTGAAAAGGGTAAAAGAGTTGCTTGAAGATCCGATCAGATTACTACTTGACGTATAA
- the lpdA gene encoding dihydrolipoyl dehydrogenase, with product MYDVTVIGSGPGGYVAAIRCAQLGMKTALVEKYNTLGGTCLNVGCIPSKALLDSSEHFHQAKHQFAEHGIEIGEPKINLEQMMSRKDGVVGQTTDGINFLMKKNKVDVFHGFGSFVDKNTIKVTKEGGETEEFKTEKTIIATGSKPIMLPFIEFDKKRVITSTEALQLKEVPKHLVIIGGGVIGLELGSVYARLGAEVTVVEFLDGLIPMMDVTMGKELQRVLKKEGFKFHFKTKVTSVKVEGEEVMIKAEDKKGKELEIKADYCLVAVGRRPYTDKLGLENAGVKVDDRGRVDVNDHLQTSVEGIYAIGDVIKGAMLAHKAEEEGVFVAETIAGQKPHINYKLIPGVVYTWPEVASVGYTEQELKEEGRAFKTGSFPFRASGRARASMDIDGVAKVLADAETDEILGMHIIGPRAADMIAEGVVAMEYRASAEDISRMSHAHPTYTEAIKEACLAATDDRALHI from the coding sequence ATGTACGACGTAACAGTTATTGGTTCAGGTCCGGGTGGTTATGTGGCAGCAATTCGTTGCGCACAGTTGGGTATGAAAACTGCCTTGGTAGAAAAATATAATACATTGGGTGGTACTTGCCTTAACGTGGGCTGTATCCCTTCCAAAGCTTTGTTGGACTCTTCTGAGCATTTCCATCAGGCAAAGCACCAGTTTGCTGAGCACGGAATCGAGATTGGTGAGCCAAAGATCAACCTTGAGCAGATGATGTCGCGCAAGGATGGCGTTGTAGGTCAAACTACAGACGGTATCAACTTTCTGATGAAGAAAAACAAGGTGGATGTATTCCACGGCTTTGGTTCTTTTGTTGACAAAAATACCATCAAGGTAACTAAAGAAGGTGGTGAAACAGAAGAGTTCAAGACGGAGAAAACAATCATCGCAACAGGTTCTAAGCCAATTATGCTTCCTTTTATCGAGTTTGATAAGAAGCGTGTAATCACTTCAACAGAAGCACTTCAGTTGAAAGAAGTGCCTAAGCACCTTGTGATCATTGGTGGTGGTGTAATCGGTCTGGAGCTTGGATCTGTTTATGCTCGCCTTGGAGCTGAAGTAACTGTAGTTGAATTCCTTGACGGTCTGATTCCAATGATGGACGTGACGATGGGTAAGGAACTTCAGCGTGTATTGAAGAAAGAAGGTTTCAAATTCCACTTCAAGACGAAGGTAACTTCTGTAAAAGTGGAAGGAGAAGAAGTGATGATCAAAGCAGAAGACAAGAAAGGTAAAGAGCTTGAAATCAAAGCTGATTACTGTCTGGTAGCAGTTGGTCGTCGTCCATATACAGACAAGTTAGGTCTGGAGAACGCAGGTGTAAAGGTGGATGACCGTGGCAGAGTGGACGTGAATGACCACTTACAGACAAGTGTAGAGGGTATCTATGCAATTGGTGATGTGATCAAAGGTGCTATGCTTGCGCACAAAGCGGAAGAAGAAGGCGTTTTTGTAGCTGAAACTATTGCAGGCCAAAAACCACATATTAATTACAAATTGATTCCTGGTGTTGTTTATACTTGGCCAGAAGTGGCAAGTGTAGGTTACACTGAGCAGGAGTTGAAAGAGGAAGGACGTGCATTTAAAACAGGTTCATTCCCATTCAGAGCATCAGGCCGTGCAAGGGCATCAATGGATATTGATGGTGTAGCAAAGGTATTGGCAGATGCTGAGACAGACGAAATCCTGGGTATGCACATTATCGGGCCACGTGCGGCTGATATGATTGCTGAGGGGGTAGTTGCAATGGAGTATAGAGCATCTGCAGAGGATATTTCTCGTATGTCTCATGCTCACCCTACATATACTGAGGCTATCAAAGAAGCATGTCTTGCAGCAACAGACGACCGTGCATTGCATATCTAA
- a CDS encoding GNAT family N-acetyltransferase, translating to MIIKEVKFDSDEYRKTVALRDKVLRKPLNMEFSEAELSNEFDSYHIAALNEEDEVLACLVLKPVTGTEVKMRQVAVDESQQGKGLGKLLVGFAELFAMDNGSELMTVHAREIALDFYLKLGYEKVGEQFEEIGIPHFKVQKKLS from the coding sequence ATGATCATCAAAGAGGTGAAGTTCGATTCAGATGAGTACAGGAAAACTGTCGCATTGAGAGACAAGGTGTTGAGAAAACCATTGAATATGGAGTTCTCAGAAGCTGAGCTTTCTAATGAATTTGACAGTTACCATATCGCTGCATTGAATGAGGAAGATGAAGTGCTTGCTTGTCTGGTACTCAAACCCGTAACAGGCACTGAAGTGAAGATGAGGCAAGTGGCTGTTGACGAAAGTCAGCAGGGCAAAGGGTTGGGCAAATTGCTTGTCGGCTTTGCGGAACTCTTCGCAATGGACAACGGCTCAGAGCTGATGACTGTTCATGCTCGTGAAATTGCTTTGGATTTTTACCTTAAGTTGGGGTATGAAAAAGTAGGAGAGCAGTTCGAGGAAATTGGCATACCACACTTTAAGGTTCAGAAAAAACTCAGTTAA